DNA from Arthrobacter sp. FW305-BF8:
TACGGAGTCAGCTGCCGGTCGGCGCTGGAGGAGAGCTCGGCGACGAGCTCGGACAGTTTCACGAGCGTGACTCCGCCCTCTACCTCCTCACACGCGGCCGCGAGCATGGCGGTGAGTGTGAGCACTCGCTTCGGGGGCAGATCTAGCGGCCGGGGCGGGGCGATCACTGTTCCGAGGATGGGATTGCGGACGAGCCGGATGGCTCCGCCCAGATGCGCGCGCCGGTAGTCCAGTCGCTTGCAGTACCCATCGATCTGTTTGGCGTAGCGCAGGACATCACGGTAAAGCTGTGTGTCGACATGCGCGGTCACCAGCGGTTGGCAGAGCAACCGCAAGAACGTCTGCCGCGCCTGTACCTCCTCGCTCGTTGATGTCGCCTGGGCTGGCGCGTATTCCGGGACCGGAGGCGCCGGATGGGTGGCCTTCGTCATCGCCTTCTCTCATCTTCGACGACCACAAGCTGATGGGCAGCTGTGCTGCCGAAGCTGTCGCCTCTGCTGCTGGTTGTGGGAGCGACGCTGCCGGTGAGGGAGGGTGCGTCGACTGCCCGGGAGACGCTGACCGTCAGGTCGCGGTAGACCAATCGGCCCTCGGGCAGCCTGACGACCGCATCGGGCGTACCGGCCGGCGGGACGGTCGCAGTGAGGTCCCACAGCCCGTCACCGGTGCAAGCGCGGACCACTGTCCCGGGCCTGGGGTCATGACCGCAGCTGCGCCGTATTTCCGCGATCGTGGAATCGAGGACCATCACGAACTCGGTCAGGTGCTCCGCGACCTTGCCGCTAATGTCGTTCCACTGCGACAGCGGGTTCCCAGACAGGGCGAGCAGCCGCTCCCAAGTCCTCGTTTCTTCACGCGCGGCTTCCGTGGCCGCCTGCCGGGCGGCCTGCTTGCCGGCGGTGCGGTCGTACATCCGCGAGGGGCCGCTGCGTCCGGACCGGGGTCCCTGCCGACGTAGCCGGGCCTCGACCGGCGCCGGGTCAGCCGTCCAGAACGATAGAGCGTCCGACCCGTGACCCGGATGAGGTGCAGGCTGGCCCAGATGGCGTGCTGAGAATAAGCCCGTGTAGGTGGCCCACACATGCCACGCTGCGTCATCGTCGGTGGTGCAGTCGAGACGTTCGGCAAGGTTGAGCAACTGGTTGCGCCTCGACACATGTCCGCCGACCGCGGCGAGCGCACGTTTGCCGCGCACCATCGGCACGATGGTGTCGCGCATCTGCCGGCGTAACAACCCAGCCTGGCTGGTCTCGCCGTCGAACCAGGACAGAACGCGTCCCAATACGGCCACGATCTCAAAGACGACCCGTCCGAGAATGTCCTCGGAAACGTCAGGTCCGGCGATGTGGAGCGCGATGTGCCGGAGCGCGGTTTCGGGGACCGCAAGAACTGCCCGGGCATCGCGACTGATGTCGGCAGAGTAGGTATCGATGCCAGCGCCCCACATCGACACGTAACTGGACAGCGTGTCGTTGAGTGCGGCAATCTTGTCCGCGTCCGGGCTTCCAGACAAGGCAGCCGCAAGGCGCGCCTGCCAGCCGTTAGCGGCGTCTGACATGTTCCGCATCGTCGGGGTGATTACGCCCCACGCGGCAGCGGCGGCCGCAGGGTCGCTTTCAACGGTCGCGCGCAGCTGGGTAAGCTGGGCCGCGATAACTGGCGGCGCCAGCGTCGCGGCGACGGCGGAACTGCTCTCGGCACCGAGAGAGCGAACCGCTCGGTGCAAATGAGCGGCTTCTTCGGAGAGCTGGTAGCGACCGCGGTGTCGGGTGAAGTCCTCGTCGGACCGAACCTTGTCCTCCCACATGACGATGACGCCCCAACCGGCGAGCTGCGCCAGGCGGTTGTCGAGGTTGAGAGTGTCCGGGTCGAGGGCGGCGGCGAGGGTCTGGTCATCGCCGGTTAGATGCCTTGCGAGGCGCTCTCGGATCAGCATTTCGAGCTGGTCGTGCGGGATCCCACTAAGGTACTGCGGCTGGTGCTCGAGCATTACGTCGACGATTAGTCGGTAGATCGGCGCCAAGCTTTCGGTGAGGTAGCTCGCGACGCGCATGACGCCAGGAAGGCCGATGGCCTTCCATAATTCCTCATGCGGACCACCTGACGCTGTCTTGGGGTCGTGAATCGGCATTGGCTACCTCCTTTCGGCATAGCCTAGGCTGACCCACTGACAGTGAACTAGCGAACCCCCGATTCCTCCAGCCAGGAGCGGCTCCGCTTGTCCGCATCAGTGGCCGATCGATCGCCATCAGCTCGAACCTGCACCGACAAAACTGCCGCGCCTCCTTGAAGGCGCGGCGGTCGCTTTGATGGTGCGGAAGGGGGCCAAAAATGGAGTGTACAAAATACACACATTTCGCCTCGGACTGGCTCGTACATCGGCCGGACTGGGCCGGACTGCTTATGTTTTCTGGAGTTCCGTGTGTTTCCAAGGGGTTTCTGTGGTCCGGGCGGTGTTCCTATCCGACGAGGCAGTCTCGAATGCAGGGTTGTCGCCCCGCCACGTGTGGGCCGCGGCAGGAGTGGTGCTGTCGAACCGGGCCTCAACCGTCCTGTGCCTCGGTGTCCCAGCCAGGTGGCCAAGGAGATCAAGAAAGCCTTCGAGAAAGGCGTGGCGTCGTCCAGAGTATGGCGGGGGGAGCAGTAAGCACGGGCTGGTGTTCGGGACGCTGCCATATGCTGTTTCTCGTCGGGCCGTTGAAGGCTGGCACGGGCCGGCGTCGCTGGGCCCCGCGCCTGAATGGATGGGGAGCACTATGGGAGCGCAGTGAGCTTGCAGAACACTTCAAGAAGCATTCGAACCGCTAGCCGGATTCGGACTGGGGAGACTCGGAAGGGACGTTGGCGAAGCTGATGGAGGACAGACTCCTTAGGTGATAGACGATCAGCGGGTTATCTGGGCGAACGGCGGACCGATGCCGACTGCGGGCCATGGCGCGTCGTTATCGGTTGTGGTTTTCACTGAGGCGTATTTCATTGTCGACCACGCTGAGGCCATACTAGGTAGGGGACTACTCCGGAAGGTGCCGTGGGCGTCATCCCCTGGACGGAACTCAAGGGCCTGACACTGAGGGAATCCTGGCTGCCGGGGAAGGACCGGATGTAGGCGGCGCCTCGTTTGTTGTCCACCTTGGCGATGCTTTGGATGTGGATGTGAATCCGGGGCGGTGGGAGGGGTACCCCGCTGCATCAGAGCTGCATACCATGGTGCTGCGAAAGCTGGCAGCGAAGAAGTGACCCTTGAGGGGACAGGACACCTTGGGCTTCGAGCGCCGATCTAAAACGGTGCGCGCACTTGGTCCGGGACCTAGCGCGATTGGCGTCCCTTCTGGCTCGCGCTCAGAGGTCAAGCTGATGAGCTCGGGCGAGTAAGTCCGCTATGTCGTGCATCCCCTGAGAACGAAGGTACGGAATAAAGTGCGTCATAGGGGGTTGATTTGAGCGATAGGGGCTAGGGTCGGCCCCCTTGTACAGCCCGCCACCCGGAAATGATGACAAGCCACCGCCGGGCAAACTGGAGAGGCCGCCTCCTGGCAGAGAGGACAATCCACCCCCAGGAAGCGAGGACATACCTCCGCCCGGGAGGCTGGAGAGGCCGCCGCCTGGCAGGGAGGACAATCCGCCGCCCGGAAGGCTGGAGAGGCCGCCTCCGGGCAGAGTCGAAGCGCCATCGCCGGGAAGTGTAGACATACCTCCACCTGGGAGAGTTGACAGGCCGCCGCCAGGAAGCGTCGATCGATTGCGGGGCCACGCGTTTCGTACCGTCATGGCACGAGGATGCACCATCGTCGATGACTGGGCAAACCGACGATTTCTCTGCCGGCGTTGACTAGACCGCCGATTAGCGGGATTCCGTAAGGCAGGCTCGGATCGCTACTTATGTAACGGCAGGGTCAGGTCCGACTTCAGGTGATGACAGCGAGCAGCAGCCGAAGACCGATCTGGCGGCTGCAACGTCCCTTGTCCGTTTGTGGGCCTGGGACTATGCCATCCCCGGGGGCCGTCGAGCACCCGATATGCCGCCGCCGCGTCACTGTACATGCCCGAACTCACAGCAAACGGGAGGGGCGTACAGCAAAGCGCTCAAGAGCCGGCCCATTGTCCAGACAGCATTTTGATAATTGGCGGCAGTTCAGAGACTGGTGGTGCACTGCACAGTACGGCCGCCGCTCCGGACCGGTTCTACTGTGCCCACCGTCCGAGCGATGTTGCGGGCGCGCCTGCCCTATTGCGAACCCCGGC
Protein-coding regions in this window:
- a CDS encoding DUF2397 domain-containing protein — protein: MPIHDPKTASGGPHEELWKAIGLPGVMRVASYLTESLAPIYRLIVDVMLEHQPQYLSGIPHDQLEMLIRERLARHLTGDDQTLAAALDPDTLNLDNRLAQLAGWGVIVMWEDKVRSDEDFTRHRGRYQLSEEAAHLHRAVRSLGAESSSAVAATLAPPVIAAQLTQLRATVESDPAAAAAAWGVITPTMRNMSDAANGWQARLAAALSGSPDADKIAALNDTLSSYVSMWGAGIDTYSADISRDARAVLAVPETALRHIALHIAGPDVSEDILGRVVFEIVAVLGRVLSWFDGETSQAGLLRRQMRDTIVPMVRGKRALAAVGGHVSRRNQLLNLAERLDCTTDDDAAWHVWATYTGLFSARHLGQPAPHPGHGSDALSFWTADPAPVEARLRRQGPRSGRSGPSRMYDRTAGKQAARQAATEAAREETRTWERLLALSGNPLSQWNDISGKVAEHLTEFVMVLDSTIAEIRRSCGHDPRPGTVVRACTGDGLWDLTATVPPAGTPDAVVRLPEGRLVYRDLTVSVSRAVDAPSLTGSVAPTTSSRGDSFGSTAAHQLVVVEDERRR